Proteins from a genomic interval of Helicoverpa zea isolate HzStark_Cry1AcR chromosome 31, ilHelZeax1.1, whole genome shotgun sequence:
- the LOC124644865 gene encoding neprilysin-2 isoform X3, which produces MRNNVKPSFWGQRTKMEKRLMLAAGVTTVLAIAFLAAFVATLVVRSSTDISDIPQTSELRISSSVPPAVVVKGGPADVELCNSPGCIHTASKLLLNMDDKVDPCDDFYDFACGSFMKNTRIPDDKTSVNTFSIITDQLQEQIRALLDEPIIENEPRPFALAKTLYQACMNRTAIESRGVQPLLDMLKRLGGWPVLDGDSWDEKSFSWEQSVYKFRSAGYSVDYFLDFSISVDVKNSTKRIIDLDQASLGLSREYLNRGFSDKLVQAYYEYMVDIATLLGAERARAEVDLKESLQFEMKLANISLPLEKRRNATSLYNPMTIAELTQKFPKIPWLEYINRLLAPHVTIGMDEITIVSVPKYISDLEVLLEKTPKRVQANYVMWRVAGASVSYLTDSLRRRQLAYVTALSGKTERESRWKECADTTSVSMSIAVGALYIRKYFNENSKANALEMVNDIRQQFRKTLNEVDWMDEKTRKAALEKADSMSSHIAYPSEMLDNDKLTKFYEGLEMSSDKLMESVLNLTLFGTEYLFGKLREPVNKTDWVTHGRPAIVNAFYSSIENSIQFPAGILQGAFFSAKRPAYMNYGAIGFVIGHEITHGFDDQGRQFDRNGNLVDWWQEMTKQKYLEKAKCIIDQYSNYTVEEVGLKLNGVNTQGENIADNGGIKEAYYAYQAWTHRHGEEARLPGLEKYTPKQLFWLSAANTWCAVYRNEAIKLRITTGFHAPGRFRVVGPLSNMEEFAEDFKCPAGSPMNPHNKCKVW; this is translated from the exons ATGAGGAACAACGTGAA GCCTTCGTTTTGGGGCCAGAGGACGAAGATGGAGAAACGGCTGATGTTGGCAGCTGGCGTGACGACTGTCCTCGCCATTGCCTTCCTCGCTGCCTTCGTGGCCACACTCGTGGTGCGATCCTCCACAGACATCAGCG ACATACCTCAGACTAGTGAACTGAGAATTTCTTCGTCCGTGCCGCCGGCAGTGGTCGTTAAAGGGGGACCAGCTGATGTGGAGCTTTGCAACAGTCCTGGATGTATCCATACAG CTTCCAAACTGCTGTTGAACATGGATGACAAGGTGGACCCTTGTGATGACTTCTACGACTTCGCTTGTGGTTCCTTCATGAAGAACACTCGCATACCTGATGACAAGACGTCAGTGAATACCTTCTCCATCATCACGGATCAGCTGCAGGAACAGATACGAGCCCTGTTGGATGAGCCTATTATTGAGAATGAGCCTAGGCCGTTTGCCTTGGCTAAGACTCTGTACCAGGCTTGCATGAACCGAA CTGCAATCGAGTCTCGCGGCGTGCAGCCCCTGCTCGACATGCTGAAGAGGCTCGGCGGCTGGCCGGTGCTCGATGGAGACTCCTGGGACGAAAAGTCCTTCTCCTGGGAACAGTCTGTCTACAAATTCAGATCGGCCGGTTATTCCGTCGACTACTTCCTCGATTTCTCCATCAGCGTTGACGTGAAGAACTCCACCAAGCGTATCATCGAT CTGGACCAGGCGTCTCTAGGTTTGAGCCGAGAGTACCTGAACCGTGGGTTCAGTGATAAGCTCGTGCAAGCTTACTACGAGTACATGGTCGACATCGCCACCCTGCTGGGAGCTGAGCGCGCCCGCGCAGAGGTTGATCTCAAGGAGTCGCTGCAATTCGAAATGAAACTTGCCAAT ATTTCCTTGCCACTGGAGAAACGTCGTAATGCCACTAGCTTATATAACCCGATGACTATTGCCGAGCTGACCCAGAAGTTCCCTAA GATCCCATGGCTGGAGTACATCAACCGGCTTCTCGCCCCTCACGTGACCATTGGAATGGACGAAATCACCATCGTTAGCGTGCCTAAATACATTTCTGATCTCGAG GTCCTTCTGGAGAAGACGCCAAAGCGTGTGCAAGCTAACTACGTGATGTGGCGTGTGGCTGGCGCGTCCGTCTCCTACCTGACTGACAGCTTGCGTCGCCGTCAGCTCGCGTACGTCACTGCTCTATCCGGCAAGACTGAACGGGAGAGTAGGTGGAAGGAGTGTGCTGATACCACCAGTGTTAG tatgtCGATCGCTGTGGGAGctctgtacataaggaagtatttCAATGAAAACTCAAAAGCTAATGCCTTGGAGATGGTGAACGATATCAg ACAACAATTTCGCAAGACACTGAACGAGGTAGACTGGATGGACGAGAAGACTCGTAAAGCCGCGCTGGAGAAAGCTGACTCCATGTCATCGCACATCGCATACCCCAGTGAAATGTTGGACAATGACAAGCTTACCAAATTCTACGAAGGG TTGGAAATGTCATCTGACAAGCTCATGGAGTCCGTCCTGAACCTCACACTGTTCGGCACCGAGTACCTGTTCGGCAAACTTCGGGAGCCAGTCAACAAGACCGACTGGGTGACCCACGGCCGCCCCGCCATCGTCAACGCCTTCTACTCTTCTATTGAGAACAGCATTC AGTTCCCGGCCGGTATCCTGCAAGGTGCTTTCTTCTCTGCTAAGCGTCCCGCCTACATGAACTACGGAGCCATTGGTTTCGTCATTGGACACGAAATTACTCACGGTTTTGATGACCAG GGTCGCCAATTCGATAGGAACGGAAACCTAGTGGACTGGTGGCAGGAGATGACCAAGCAGAAGTACCTCGAGAAAGCCAAATGTATTATTGATCAGTATTCCAACTACACCGTCGAAGAAGTAGGCCTCAAG CTGAATGGAGTGAACACCCAAGGCGAGAACATCGCAGACAACGGCGGAATCAAGGAAGCGTACTATGCCTACCAGGCGTGGACCCACCGACACGGAGAGGAAGCAAGACTGCCAGGTCTAGAGAAATACACACCTAAACAG CTATTCTGGCTGAGCGCGGCGAACACGTGGTGCGCGGTGTACCGGAACGAGGCGATCAAGCTGCGCATCACGACCGGCTTCCACGCGCCCGGCCGCTTCCGCGTCGTCGGCCCGCTGTCCAACATGGAGGAGTTCGCCGAGGACTTCAAGTGCCCCGCCGGCTCGCCCATGAACCCACACAACAAGTGCAAAGTGTGGTAG
- the LOC124644865 gene encoding neprilysin-2 isoform X1 codes for MQPAGDAGYISTNYDMRNNVKPSFWGQRTKMEKRLMLAAGVTTVLAIAFLAAFVATLVVRSSTDISDIPQTSELRISSSVPPAVVVKGGPADVELCNSPGCIHTASKLLLNMDDKVDPCDDFYDFACGSFMKNTRIPDDKTSVNTFSIITDQLQEQIRALLDEPIIENEPRPFALAKTLYQACMNRTAIESRGVQPLLDMLKRLGGWPVLDGDSWDEKSFSWEQSVYKFRSAGYSVDYFLDFSISVDVKNSTKRIIDLDQASLGLSREYLNRGFSDKLVQAYYEYMVDIATLLGAERARAEVDLKESLQFEMKLANISLPLEKRRNATSLYNPMTIAELTQKFPKIPWLEYINRLLAPHVTIGMDEITIVSVPKYISDLEVLLEKTPKRVQANYVMWRVAGASVSYLTDSLRRRQLAYVTALSGKTERESRWKECADTTSVSMSIAVGALYIRKYFNENSKANALEMVNDIRQQFRKTLNEVDWMDEKTRKAALEKADSMSSHIAYPSEMLDNDKLTKFYEGLEMSSDKLMESVLNLTLFGTEYLFGKLREPVNKTDWVTHGRPAIVNAFYSSIENSIQFPAGILQGAFFSAKRPAYMNYGAIGFVIGHEITHGFDDQGRQFDRNGNLVDWWQEMTKQKYLEKAKCIIDQYSNYTVEEVGLKLNGVNTQGENIADNGGIKEAYYAYQAWTHRHGEEARLPGLEKYTPKQLFWLSAANTWCAVYRNEAIKLRITTGFHAPGRFRVVGPLSNMEEFAEDFKCPAGSPMNPHNKCKVW; via the exons TGGGGACGCAGGATACATTTCAACAAACTACGATATGAGGAACAACGTGAA GCCTTCGTTTTGGGGCCAGAGGACGAAGATGGAGAAACGGCTGATGTTGGCAGCTGGCGTGACGACTGTCCTCGCCATTGCCTTCCTCGCTGCCTTCGTGGCCACACTCGTGGTGCGATCCTCCACAGACATCAGCG ACATACCTCAGACTAGTGAACTGAGAATTTCTTCGTCCGTGCCGCCGGCAGTGGTCGTTAAAGGGGGACCAGCTGATGTGGAGCTTTGCAACAGTCCTGGATGTATCCATACAG CTTCCAAACTGCTGTTGAACATGGATGACAAGGTGGACCCTTGTGATGACTTCTACGACTTCGCTTGTGGTTCCTTCATGAAGAACACTCGCATACCTGATGACAAGACGTCAGTGAATACCTTCTCCATCATCACGGATCAGCTGCAGGAACAGATACGAGCCCTGTTGGATGAGCCTATTATTGAGAATGAGCCTAGGCCGTTTGCCTTGGCTAAGACTCTGTACCAGGCTTGCATGAACCGAA CTGCAATCGAGTCTCGCGGCGTGCAGCCCCTGCTCGACATGCTGAAGAGGCTCGGCGGCTGGCCGGTGCTCGATGGAGACTCCTGGGACGAAAAGTCCTTCTCCTGGGAACAGTCTGTCTACAAATTCAGATCGGCCGGTTATTCCGTCGACTACTTCCTCGATTTCTCCATCAGCGTTGACGTGAAGAACTCCACCAAGCGTATCATCGAT CTGGACCAGGCGTCTCTAGGTTTGAGCCGAGAGTACCTGAACCGTGGGTTCAGTGATAAGCTCGTGCAAGCTTACTACGAGTACATGGTCGACATCGCCACCCTGCTGGGAGCTGAGCGCGCCCGCGCAGAGGTTGATCTCAAGGAGTCGCTGCAATTCGAAATGAAACTTGCCAAT ATTTCCTTGCCACTGGAGAAACGTCGTAATGCCACTAGCTTATATAACCCGATGACTATTGCCGAGCTGACCCAGAAGTTCCCTAA GATCCCATGGCTGGAGTACATCAACCGGCTTCTCGCCCCTCACGTGACCATTGGAATGGACGAAATCACCATCGTTAGCGTGCCTAAATACATTTCTGATCTCGAG GTCCTTCTGGAGAAGACGCCAAAGCGTGTGCAAGCTAACTACGTGATGTGGCGTGTGGCTGGCGCGTCCGTCTCCTACCTGACTGACAGCTTGCGTCGCCGTCAGCTCGCGTACGTCACTGCTCTATCCGGCAAGACTGAACGGGAGAGTAGGTGGAAGGAGTGTGCTGATACCACCAGTGTTAG tatgtCGATCGCTGTGGGAGctctgtacataaggaagtatttCAATGAAAACTCAAAAGCTAATGCCTTGGAGATGGTGAACGATATCAg ACAACAATTTCGCAAGACACTGAACGAGGTAGACTGGATGGACGAGAAGACTCGTAAAGCCGCGCTGGAGAAAGCTGACTCCATGTCATCGCACATCGCATACCCCAGTGAAATGTTGGACAATGACAAGCTTACCAAATTCTACGAAGGG TTGGAAATGTCATCTGACAAGCTCATGGAGTCCGTCCTGAACCTCACACTGTTCGGCACCGAGTACCTGTTCGGCAAACTTCGGGAGCCAGTCAACAAGACCGACTGGGTGACCCACGGCCGCCCCGCCATCGTCAACGCCTTCTACTCTTCTATTGAGAACAGCATTC AGTTCCCGGCCGGTATCCTGCAAGGTGCTTTCTTCTCTGCTAAGCGTCCCGCCTACATGAACTACGGAGCCATTGGTTTCGTCATTGGACACGAAATTACTCACGGTTTTGATGACCAG GGTCGCCAATTCGATAGGAACGGAAACCTAGTGGACTGGTGGCAGGAGATGACCAAGCAGAAGTACCTCGAGAAAGCCAAATGTATTATTGATCAGTATTCCAACTACACCGTCGAAGAAGTAGGCCTCAAG CTGAATGGAGTGAACACCCAAGGCGAGAACATCGCAGACAACGGCGGAATCAAGGAAGCGTACTATGCCTACCAGGCGTGGACCCACCGACACGGAGAGGAAGCAAGACTGCCAGGTCTAGAGAAATACACACCTAAACAG CTATTCTGGCTGAGCGCGGCGAACACGTGGTGCGCGGTGTACCGGAACGAGGCGATCAAGCTGCGCATCACGACCGGCTTCCACGCGCCCGGCCGCTTCCGCGTCGTCGGCCCGCTGTCCAACATGGAGGAGTTCGCCGAGGACTTCAAGTGCCCCGCCGGCTCGCCCATGAACCCACACAACAAGTGCAAAGTGTGGTAG
- the LOC124644865 gene encoding neprilysin-2 isoform X2: MSGDAGYISTNYDMRNNVKPSFWGQRTKMEKRLMLAAGVTTVLAIAFLAAFVATLVVRSSTDISDIPQTSELRISSSVPPAVVVKGGPADVELCNSPGCIHTASKLLLNMDDKVDPCDDFYDFACGSFMKNTRIPDDKTSVNTFSIITDQLQEQIRALLDEPIIENEPRPFALAKTLYQACMNRTAIESRGVQPLLDMLKRLGGWPVLDGDSWDEKSFSWEQSVYKFRSAGYSVDYFLDFSISVDVKNSTKRIIDLDQASLGLSREYLNRGFSDKLVQAYYEYMVDIATLLGAERARAEVDLKESLQFEMKLANISLPLEKRRNATSLYNPMTIAELTQKFPKIPWLEYINRLLAPHVTIGMDEITIVSVPKYISDLEVLLEKTPKRVQANYVMWRVAGASVSYLTDSLRRRQLAYVTALSGKTERESRWKECADTTSVSMSIAVGALYIRKYFNENSKANALEMVNDIRQQFRKTLNEVDWMDEKTRKAALEKADSMSSHIAYPSEMLDNDKLTKFYEGLEMSSDKLMESVLNLTLFGTEYLFGKLREPVNKTDWVTHGRPAIVNAFYSSIENSIQFPAGILQGAFFSAKRPAYMNYGAIGFVIGHEITHGFDDQGRQFDRNGNLVDWWQEMTKQKYLEKAKCIIDQYSNYTVEEVGLKLNGVNTQGENIADNGGIKEAYYAYQAWTHRHGEEARLPGLEKYTPKQLFWLSAANTWCAVYRNEAIKLRITTGFHAPGRFRVVGPLSNMEEFAEDFKCPAGSPMNPHNKCKVW, translated from the exons TGGGGACGCAGGATACATTTCAACAAACTACGATATGAGGAACAACGTGAA GCCTTCGTTTTGGGGCCAGAGGACGAAGATGGAGAAACGGCTGATGTTGGCAGCTGGCGTGACGACTGTCCTCGCCATTGCCTTCCTCGCTGCCTTCGTGGCCACACTCGTGGTGCGATCCTCCACAGACATCAGCG ACATACCTCAGACTAGTGAACTGAGAATTTCTTCGTCCGTGCCGCCGGCAGTGGTCGTTAAAGGGGGACCAGCTGATGTGGAGCTTTGCAACAGTCCTGGATGTATCCATACAG CTTCCAAACTGCTGTTGAACATGGATGACAAGGTGGACCCTTGTGATGACTTCTACGACTTCGCTTGTGGTTCCTTCATGAAGAACACTCGCATACCTGATGACAAGACGTCAGTGAATACCTTCTCCATCATCACGGATCAGCTGCAGGAACAGATACGAGCCCTGTTGGATGAGCCTATTATTGAGAATGAGCCTAGGCCGTTTGCCTTGGCTAAGACTCTGTACCAGGCTTGCATGAACCGAA CTGCAATCGAGTCTCGCGGCGTGCAGCCCCTGCTCGACATGCTGAAGAGGCTCGGCGGCTGGCCGGTGCTCGATGGAGACTCCTGGGACGAAAAGTCCTTCTCCTGGGAACAGTCTGTCTACAAATTCAGATCGGCCGGTTATTCCGTCGACTACTTCCTCGATTTCTCCATCAGCGTTGACGTGAAGAACTCCACCAAGCGTATCATCGAT CTGGACCAGGCGTCTCTAGGTTTGAGCCGAGAGTACCTGAACCGTGGGTTCAGTGATAAGCTCGTGCAAGCTTACTACGAGTACATGGTCGACATCGCCACCCTGCTGGGAGCTGAGCGCGCCCGCGCAGAGGTTGATCTCAAGGAGTCGCTGCAATTCGAAATGAAACTTGCCAAT ATTTCCTTGCCACTGGAGAAACGTCGTAATGCCACTAGCTTATATAACCCGATGACTATTGCCGAGCTGACCCAGAAGTTCCCTAA GATCCCATGGCTGGAGTACATCAACCGGCTTCTCGCCCCTCACGTGACCATTGGAATGGACGAAATCACCATCGTTAGCGTGCCTAAATACATTTCTGATCTCGAG GTCCTTCTGGAGAAGACGCCAAAGCGTGTGCAAGCTAACTACGTGATGTGGCGTGTGGCTGGCGCGTCCGTCTCCTACCTGACTGACAGCTTGCGTCGCCGTCAGCTCGCGTACGTCACTGCTCTATCCGGCAAGACTGAACGGGAGAGTAGGTGGAAGGAGTGTGCTGATACCACCAGTGTTAG tatgtCGATCGCTGTGGGAGctctgtacataaggaagtatttCAATGAAAACTCAAAAGCTAATGCCTTGGAGATGGTGAACGATATCAg ACAACAATTTCGCAAGACACTGAACGAGGTAGACTGGATGGACGAGAAGACTCGTAAAGCCGCGCTGGAGAAAGCTGACTCCATGTCATCGCACATCGCATACCCCAGTGAAATGTTGGACAATGACAAGCTTACCAAATTCTACGAAGGG TTGGAAATGTCATCTGACAAGCTCATGGAGTCCGTCCTGAACCTCACACTGTTCGGCACCGAGTACCTGTTCGGCAAACTTCGGGAGCCAGTCAACAAGACCGACTGGGTGACCCACGGCCGCCCCGCCATCGTCAACGCCTTCTACTCTTCTATTGAGAACAGCATTC AGTTCCCGGCCGGTATCCTGCAAGGTGCTTTCTTCTCTGCTAAGCGTCCCGCCTACATGAACTACGGAGCCATTGGTTTCGTCATTGGACACGAAATTACTCACGGTTTTGATGACCAG GGTCGCCAATTCGATAGGAACGGAAACCTAGTGGACTGGTGGCAGGAGATGACCAAGCAGAAGTACCTCGAGAAAGCCAAATGTATTATTGATCAGTATTCCAACTACACCGTCGAAGAAGTAGGCCTCAAG CTGAATGGAGTGAACACCCAAGGCGAGAACATCGCAGACAACGGCGGAATCAAGGAAGCGTACTATGCCTACCAGGCGTGGACCCACCGACACGGAGAGGAAGCAAGACTGCCAGGTCTAGAGAAATACACACCTAAACAG CTATTCTGGCTGAGCGCGGCGAACACGTGGTGCGCGGTGTACCGGAACGAGGCGATCAAGCTGCGCATCACGACCGGCTTCCACGCGCCCGGCCGCTTCCGCGTCGTCGGCCCGCTGTCCAACATGGAGGAGTTCGCCGAGGACTTCAAGTGCCCCGCCGGCTCGCCCATGAACCCACACAACAAGTGCAAAGTGTGGTAG